The following proteins are encoded in a genomic region of Methanoculleus bourgensis MS2:
- a CDS encoding HEPN domain-containing protein yields the protein MRKLGFLNKLHREGTIRIVEPSVQVQEAYRKKSESYLASAKILFENGRLEETVSMAYYSMYYMVLPLLFATGIKCENHSGAMILLKSLYGIDNARIAAAKRDRIDKQYYVDFAITAEDVRDSIEEAEAFCADLFDYMERLHQGDISRLREEATRLLEGPPG from the coding sequence ATGAGAAAACTGGGTTTTTTGAATAAACTCCACCGCGAGGGAACGATCCGGATTGTTGAGCCCAGCGTTCAGGTCCAGGAGGCATACCGGAAGAAATCGGAAAGTTACCTCGCCTCGGCAAAGATCCTGTTCGAGAACGGGCGGCTTGAGGAGACCGTATCGATGGCATACTACAGCATGTACTATATGGTGCTGCCCCTCCTCTTTGCGACGGGCATAAAATGCGAAAATCACTCTGGCGCAATGATCCTCCTTAAGAGCCTGTATGGGATCGACAACGCCCGGATTGCTGCCGCCAAACGGGATCGTATCGACAAACAGTACTATGTAGATTTCGCGATCACGGCGGAGGATGTTCGCGACTCCATAGAAGAGGCGGAGGCGTTCTGTGCAGATCTGTTCGATTACATGGAGCGGTTGCACCAGGGAGATATCTCACGCCTCAGGGAGGAAGCAACGCGGCTCCTGGAAGGGCCGCCAGGATGA
- a CDS encoding type II toxin-antitoxin system PemK/MazF family toxin gives MRASPRSGKTGSDPRRKRRGAICKGDVVVVPFPFSDLSTVKRRPALVVAAPGGDDVILCQITSQQIRDRYAVGITDMGFTEGTLRKPSNIRPNRLFSASVDLILYRAGHLNDQTVTSVIDGIIGILQAE, from the coding sequence TTGCGAGCGAGCCCGCGCTCCGGAAAGACTGGCTCCGACCCGAGGAGGAAGAGGCGTGGAGCGATTTGTAAAGGCGATGTTGTCGTTGTACCGTTTCCCTTCTCGGATCTCTCGACGGTGAAGCGGCGCCCGGCTCTTGTTGTCGCGGCACCTGGTGGGGACGATGTCATCCTCTGCCAGATCACGAGCCAGCAGATCCGGGATCGCTACGCCGTCGGCATCACCGACATGGGGTTTACAGAGGGAACCCTCCGCAAACCGAGCAACATCCGGCCAAACCGGCTCTTTTCGGCCAGTGTCGACCTGATTCTTTATCGCGCCGGCCATCTCAACGACCAGACCGTCACGTCGGTTATCGATGGGATCATCGGGATCCTGCAGGCTGAGTAA
- a CDS encoding nucleotidyltransferase domain-containing protein yields MVGPRTVQEHKRRLESELQVFVDHWSRDPSIKKIILFGSVARGDVHRSSDLDLIIIQETDKKFLSRLEPFYRDARIAMDILVYTPEEFAAMMEGVFLKNALRDGVVIYEAGTGKRRKQMAETSGA; encoded by the coding sequence ATGGTTGGTCCCCGGACTGTTCAGGAGCACAAAAGACGACTCGAAAGCGAGTTGCAGGTGTTTGTTGACCATTGGAGCCGGGATCCGTCGATCAAGAAGATCATCCTCTTCGGCTCGGTTGCCCGGGGAGACGTCCATCGCAGCAGCGATCTCGATCTCATCATCATTCAGGAGACGGATAAGAAATTCCTGTCCCGTCTGGAACCGTTTTACCGTGATGCCCGTATCGCCATGGATATCCTGGTATATACCCCGGAAGAGTTCGCTGCCATGATGGAGGGTGTCTTCCTTAAGAATGCATTGCGGGATGGTGTTGTGATCTATGAGGCAGGAACCGGGAAAAGAAGGAAGCAGATGGCTGAAACAAGCGGAGCGTGA
- a CDS encoding nucleotidyltransferase domain-containing protein: MEQNVSIQIVARLLRGDSHPRKLAQDLGLSHTTVLRKLRGLLDGNIVDFRVEGKNKTYFLKKTLEARVHVYVAEWCALGNLIKESPHLRSIIRTIQEREDVPLAVIFGSYAKGTADRKSDIDLYIETDDRIVKQELERYHSKLSVKIGLWDPENLLIQEIAKNHVIVKGVERFYEKTGFFE, from the coding sequence ATGGAACAGAATGTGTCCATTCAGATCGTTGCTCGCCTGCTCAGGGGCGACTCTCATCCCCGCAAACTTGCGCAGGATCTGGGCCTCTCACATACCACCGTGTTGCGGAAACTTAGGGGTCTATTAGATGGAAATATCGTCGACTTCAGGGTGGAGGGGAAGAATAAGACATATTTCCTGAAGAAAACCCTTGAAGCGCGGGTGCACGTTTATGTGGCGGAATGGTGCGCGCTCGGAAACCTGATAAAAGAGTCCCCGCATCTGCGATCCATCATCAGGACAATTCAGGAGCGAGAGGATGTCCCGCTCGCCGTAATCTTCGGCAGCTATGCGAAGGGGACCGCAGATCGAAAGAGCGATATCGATCTCTATATCGAGACGGACGATAGAATAGTGAAACAGGAGCTGGAGCGGTACCATTCGAAGCTCAGCGTAAAGATTGGGCTCTGGGATCCGGAGAATCTGCTGATTCAGGAGATCGCAAAGAACCATGTCATCGTGAAGGGAGTCGAGCGATTTTATGAGAAAACTGGGTTTTTTGAATAA
- a CDS encoding HEPN domain-containing protein, giving the protein MRQEPGKEGSRWLKQAERDFDDAQYAFAGERYSLVCFLAQQAAEKAIKAFLYLSGEERVLGHSVADLLNRASSLNSVFDVVWRARTLDLYYIPTRYPNGIPGGLPYEAFDREDGEKALTLAASVINLVKEQFTD; this is encoded by the coding sequence ATGAGGCAGGAACCGGGAAAAGAAGGAAGCAGATGGCTGAAACAAGCGGAGCGTGACTTTGATGATGCGCAGTATGCCTTTGCAGGCGAGAGATATAGCCTGGTCTGCTTTCTAGCCCAGCAGGCGGCAGAGAAAGCTATCAAGGCGTTTCTCTACCTCTCCGGAGAGGAGAGAGTACTTGGTCATTCCGTTGCAGACCTTCTGAACCGGGCCTCTTCACTCAACAGTGTTTTTGATGTCGTCTGGCGGGCAAGGACTCTTGATCTCTATTATATCCCGACCCGCTATCCAAACGGGATCCCTGGAGGCCTGCCGTATGAGGCGTTCGACCGAGAGGATGGGGAGAAGGCTCTGACGCTCGCTGCCTCTGTTATCAACCTCGTCAAAGAACAATTCACGGATTAG
- a CDS encoding type II toxin-antitoxin system RelE family toxin, producing the protein MFTILIERKAREFLKGLPPKTRRIIVEKIQDLADDPFPGGNKEKLECPHPPAVYRLHISRSFTVFYIIEHEGSAVKIEKIVTIERAHKEYSRR; encoded by the coding sequence GTGTTCACCATTCTGATCGAGAGGAAAGCACGGGAGTTCTTAAAGGGGCTCCCCCCAAAAACCCGACGCATCATCGTTGAAAAGATACAGGATCTCGCGGATGACCCGTTTCCAGGAGGAAACAAGGAAAAACTTGAGTGTCCCCATCCCCCTGCCGTCTACCGCCTCCATATCAGCAGATCCTTCACCGTCTTTTACATCATTGAGCACGAGGGGAGCGCCGTCAAGATCGAGAAGATCGTGACGATCGAGAGGGCCCACAAGGAGTATTCACGCCGGTGA
- a CDS encoding type IV pilin N-terminal domain-containing protein → MMFRENEDAVSPVIGVILMVAITVILAAVIAAFVFGMGSNVQTQKMVPVTASLNSSQHLIVTVQGGGDVATLKMLNMTINGTGDINATKDVGVGTTFNSSSPIVGGSHVIIVAHFMDGSQQVVLDKFY, encoded by the coding sequence ATGATGTTTAGAGAGAATGAAGACGCAGTATCACCGGTGATCGGGGTCATCCTCATGGTCGCGATCACGGTGATCCTCGCCGCGGTGATTGCGGCGTTTGTGTTTGGGATGGGTTCGAACGTACAGACGCAGAAGATGGTTCCGGTTACGGCATCCCTTAACAGTTCTCAGCATCTTATCGTAACCGTTCAGGGTGGTGGCGATGTTGCTACTCTGAAAATGCTCAACATGACGATCAACGGCACGGGTGATATTAATGCTACAAAGGATGTCGGCGTTGGTACCACATTCAACAGTTCGAGCCCAATTGTGGGCGGGAGCCACGTAATAATTGTTGCGCATTTCATGGATGGTTCGCAACAGGTCGTCTTGGACAAATTCTACTAA
- a CDS encoding RNA-binding domain-containing protein — MIPNEEPSVKLPFCDQHLPDEAMEVAEPDYPGQYPYTSLEEFLSLHEGRYLDFKEKVSESFFKLLSAFSNTEGGFVILGVNDKTRRVTGFDCRGERLSELANRISDGLGIHPVIDEIPADGRTILIITVSPQKKPISYRGVYYTRIGDTVREIDPDELRRKFLEDTSWEDLVGGCTLDDIDDGTVRDFMDLIRGRAVGTGIPDIKDKESILRRLGLITPDGNITHAAYILFGKNPQTHFKNTGLKIARITAETVLINPKDLSGNLFHLLKLAEEYLLTSQAVIYDPSSNAIGDSFRRKEIPEYPKAVLREALLNMLIHWDYFNSRTPSIVRIYDDRIQFLNPACFPADVTLEKILSQHYPYHRNPKIADIFAKAGYMEKFGTGLVEHFI, encoded by the coding sequence ATGATCCCGAATGAGGAACCCTCCGTCAAACTCCCCTTCTGCGACCAACACCTGCCCGATGAGGCGATGGAGGTTGCCGAACCGGACTATCCGGGACAGTATCCATACACCTCCCTTGAGGAGTTCCTGTCACTGCACGAGGGGAGATACCTTGACTTCAAAGAGAAGGTATCGGAATCGTTCTTTAAACTGCTCTCCGCCTTCTCGAATACCGAGGGCGGGTTCGTCATACTTGGGGTTAACGACAAAACCCGCAGAGTGACAGGCTTTGACTGCAGGGGAGAGAGACTATCTGAACTCGCAAACCGGATCAGCGACGGCCTTGGCATACACCCGGTCATCGATGAGATACCTGCGGACGGCAGGACGATCCTCATCATCACGGTAAGCCCCCAGAAAAAGCCGATCTCCTACCGGGGAGTATACTATACCCGGATCGGCGATACCGTCCGGGAGATCGATCCCGACGAACTCAGGAGAAAGTTTCTGGAAGATACCAGCTGGGAGGATCTCGTGGGCGGTTGTACCCTCGACGATATCGACGATGGGACAGTACGGGACTTCATGGATCTTATCAGGGGCCGTGCTGTGGGTACCGGAATACCCGACATAAAAGACAAAGAATCCATTCTCAGACGTCTTGGCCTGATCACCCCGGACGGAAATATCACCCATGCTGCATATATTCTCTTTGGAAAGAATCCTCAAACCCATTTCAAAAATACGGGGCTCAAGATCGCCCGAATAACTGCTGAAACCGTACTCATCAACCCGAAAGATCTTTCTGGGAATCTCTTTCATCTCCTGAAACTTGCAGAAGAGTATCTTCTTACGTCGCAAGCGGTCATCTATGACCCGTCCAGCAACGCAATTGGCGACTCTTTCAGGAGGAAGGAAATTCCCGAGTATCCGAAGGCCGTGCTCCGCGAAGCACTTCTGAATATGCTCATCCACTGGGACTATTTCAATAGCAGAACCCCGAGTATCGTACGGATATACGATGATCGCATTCAGTTTCTGAACCCTGCCTGCTTCCCTGCAGATGTTACACTCGAAAAGATCCTCTCGCAACATTACCCATACCATCGAAACCCGAAGATCGCAGATATCTTTGCAAAAGCGGGATATATGGAAAAGTTTGGTACCGGTCTAGTGGAGCATTTCATCTAA
- a CDS encoding Fic family protein, translating to MASTEHPHDHHPADDCAGPDMRYLSPAYLPLLVIKVYALKHTGLNGDGVREALRVPHPSIPRNPLIAEPLFLTRYIEKAGTGTLDMIEQCARAGLPPPEFRQNGGQFVQVLWRPKRDRMIGAQTGDQVGTKLGLSEDQVEVLRTCVSETPMSELMDIVGRTNRTKFRNSVLKPLMQAGLIEMTIPDRPRSSNQKYRVTERGRALLAGRDTP from the coding sequence ATGGCCTCCACCGAGCACCCGCACGATCACCACCCCGCCGACGACTGCGCCGGCCCCGATATGCGCTACCTCTCCCCAGCCTATCTTCCTCTGCTCGTCATCAAGGTCTATGCCCTCAAGCACACGGGCCTCAACGGCGACGGGGTCCGGGAGGCGCTCCGTGTCCCGCATCCCTCTATCCCGCGCAACCCTCTCATTGCAGAACCGCTCTTCCTGACTCGCTATATCGAGAAAGCCGGCACCGGAACCCTCGATATGATCGAGCAGTGTGCGCGGGCCGGCCTGCCGCCGCCGGAGTTCCGGCAGAACGGCGGGCAGTTCGTTCAGGTTCTGTGGCGCCCAAAGCGAGACCGGATGATAGGTGCTCAAACAGGGGACCAAGTGGGGACCAAGTTGGGACTAAGTGAGGACCAAGTCGAAGTGTTGCGCACCTGTGTGTCGGAGACGCCCATGTCTGAGCTTATGGACATTGTAGGAAGAACGAACCGCACCAAGTTCAGGAACTCCGTGCTGAAGCCACTGATGCAGGCGGGGTTGATCGAGATGACCATCCCGGACAGACCCCGGAGCAGCAACCAGAAGTACCGGGTTACTGAGAGGGGCCGTGCCCTGCTTGCCGGGAGGGATACGCCGTGA
- a CDS encoding AAA family ATPase gives MRHLSRLAIRDFGPFEELEYSPERINVFVGRNNTGKSSVLRAIDIAVNGNLDDLQISHPLRRGSGHLIKSGKNAAVLEVNNDQTYIFRNIASIRDNMRDGVLTRLSQELDKFYKNVPEDKKQDIINYYLSIFDFITVVSKAGVFFYPYPREKQFDLNEFVDNYTRIISEKSSKTEKTRLRYRFYEIIPFDRFPPAQTGSGANVQYVSHSRKINDPDFTSDEAELIKIENFIKENALVENLQRLTKDYVIYGRKSDSIEEYEKIPYRMHGDGFISLLSILHYLLRAKGGILLIEEPENHLHPQYLEVFVRTLFEYSKKLNVQVFITSHSYDLIQEILEYPKTDEDAGAVRIARLQRVGDTITTKEFSVERGRKILTELKLDLRGV, from the coding sequence ATGAGGCACCTCTCCCGGTTGGCGATACGGGATTTCGGCCCGTTTGAGGAACTGGAATACTCCCCGGAACGGATCAATGTTTTTGTGGGGAGAAACAATACCGGCAAGAGTTCGGTCCTGCGAGCGATAGATATTGCCGTGAACGGTAATTTAGACGACCTTCAGATAAGCCATCCACTCCGCAGAGGGAGCGGGCACCTTATCAAAAGTGGAAAAAATGCCGCCGTACTTGAGGTAAACAATGACCAAACATACATCTTCAGGAATATTGCTTCTATCCGCGACAACATGCGGGACGGCGTTCTGACCAGGTTGAGCCAGGAACTGGATAAATTCTATAAAAACGTCCCGGAAGATAAGAAACAGGATATCATCAATTACTACCTGTCGATATTCGATTTTATTACTGTGGTCTCAAAAGCCGGGGTATTCTTTTACCCGTACCCCAGGGAGAAACAGTTTGATCTCAATGAATTTGTGGACAATTATACCAGGATCATATCCGAAAAGAGTTCAAAAACCGAGAAGACAAGGCTGAGATACCGCTTCTATGAGATCATCCCGTTTGATAGGTTCCCCCCGGCACAGACGGGGTCCGGCGCTAATGTCCAGTACGTGTCCCATTCCAGAAAGATCAACGATCCGGATTTCACCTCCGATGAGGCGGAACTGATAAAAATTGAGAATTTCATCAAAGAGAACGCATTGGTCGAGAATTTACAGAGATTAACAAAGGATTACGTCATATATGGCAGAAAATCGGATTCCATAGAGGAGTACGAGAAGATACCTTACCGCATGCACGGCGACGGCTTTATCTCGCTCCTGAGTATCCTTCACTACCTCCTCAGGGCGAAGGGCGGGATCCTGCTCATCGAGGAGCCGGAGAATCACCTCCACCCCCAATACCTGGAGGTTTTTGTCAGGACACTATTCGAGTACTCGAAAAAACTGAATGTCCAGGTCTTCATAACATCCCACAGTTATGACCTGATTCAGGAGATACTGGAATACCCCAAAACTGATGAGGACGCAGGAGCCGTCCGGATAGCCCGGCTGCAGAGGGTGGGAGATACCATCACAACAAAGGAATTCTCTGTTGAGCGGGGGAGGAAGATATTAACCGAACTGAAACTCGATCTGAGGGGTGTGTGA
- a CDS encoding ATP-binding protein — protein sequence MYYQQSTVSTMIESQNVEFKESWKDECLKTLCAFANTSGGVLKLGIDDAGRPVGIHQVKRLLRELPNKIRNKLSITPSVVAETVAGKEIISITVSPSPVPVSCDGRYYRRSGSNTFDLAGQELVHFLISKSGITWDTVTGDYSIDDIDPGVVRMFVRLAKRSNRLDTADEEEPVDSILRRLELTVNGKLTNAAIMLFGREPQRFFVNTTTRVGRFKGGDIIIGDEEFSGNLIQQFMRAEERVKSFIDVRYEISADAMQESFQRKEIWDYPLLAIREALLNALIHRDYFNTDIQTQIRIYDDAIRFHNPGSLPQGITIEMLKTEHYSFLRNPLIAKIFYLAGFVERYGSGIGRIVDALAEAGLPEPEFQSDSFGFIVRMRKDLRFTESSLRAIGLNERQLQAMSFAREHGAITAVDYASIAPGVSEKTRYRDLLDLVHRGLLEAVGARRGRKYVLARLPPWNA from the coding sequence ATGTACTATCAACAGTCAACCGTATCCACCATGATCGAGAGCCAGAACGTTGAATTCAAGGAGTCCTGGAAGGACGAATGTCTCAAGACCCTCTGCGCATTTGCAAATACAAGCGGCGGGGTGCTTAAGCTAGGCATCGATGATGCCGGAAGACCGGTCGGCATCCATCAGGTGAAGCGGCTCTTGCGAGAACTGCCCAACAAGATCCGAAACAAACTTAGTATCACCCCCTCCGTTGTCGCTGAAACGGTCGCAGGAAAAGAGATCATCAGCATCACGGTCTCGCCTTCCCCTGTCCCGGTCTCGTGCGACGGTCGGTATTATCGGCGTAGCGGAAGCAACACATTCGACCTTGCGGGACAGGAGCTTGTTCACTTTCTCATCAGCAAATCCGGGATTACCTGGGATACGGTCACCGGCGACTACTCCATCGACGATATCGATCCCGGGGTGGTCAGGATGTTCGTTCGTCTGGCAAAGCGGTCGAACCGGCTTGATACTGCGGATGAAGAAGAGCCCGTGGACTCGATTCTGCGCCGCTTAGAACTTACTGTCAATGGCAAATTGACCAATGCCGCCATTATGCTCTTCGGCAGAGAGCCGCAACGGTTCTTTGTCAACACCACTACCCGGGTCGGCCGATTCAAGGGGGGAGATATCATCATCGGCGATGAGGAGTTCTCCGGGAACCTCATCCAGCAATTCATGAGGGCGGAGGAGCGGGTGAAAAGTTTCATCGATGTCCGATATGAGATTTCGGCGGATGCAATGCAGGAGTCCTTTCAGCGCAAGGAGATCTGGGACTATCCGTTACTGGCAATTCGTGAAGCGCTCCTTAACGCGCTTATCCACCGGGATTATTTCAACACCGACATCCAGACCCAGATCCGCATCTATGATGACGCTATACGGTTCCATAACCCGGGCTCTCTGCCCCAGGGAATCACGATTGAGATGCTCAAGACCGAGCACTACTCGTTCCTGCGCAACCCTCTCATAGCAAAGATATTTTACCTCGCCGGGTTTGTCGAACGGTATGGTTCCGGCATCGGGCGAATTGTGGACGCACTCGCAGAGGCCGGACTCCCGGAACCTGAATTTCAAAGCGATTCCTTCGGGTTCATTGTGCGCATGCGAAAAGACCTGCGGTTTACCGAGAGTTCTCTGCGGGCCATCGGCCTGAACGAGCGGCAGCTGCAGGCGATGTCCTTTGCCAGGGAGCACGGCGCTATAACAGCTGTAGACTATGCATCGATTGCTCCGGGGGTATCGGAGAAGACCCGATACCGCGATCTTCTCGATCTCGTCCATCGTGGCTTGTTGGAGGCAGTCGGTGCGAGGAGGGGCAGAAAGTACGTTTTAGCCCGGTTGCCTCCCTGGAACGCCTGA